Below is a window of Agrobacterium vitis DNA.
GGGCTGGCCTGAAAGACAGGCCATCCCAAGGCATATACCCATTTAGAGCATTTCCGCCTTTCATAGAAACGCATAAATACTCTAACTGTTTGTTTCAACAGATTTCCAGACGCAAAACCGCACCGCATTTTTGCTGGAAATGCTCTAGGAAAAGACGATGTCAGACTTTACCGATGGTGCGCGCCAAAGCGTTCCCATCACTCTTTCCACATTGCCCTTCGCCGCCTTGTTTGGTGCAGTCGCTGCCGCCCATGGCCAATCGGTGGCTGAGGCGACGCTGATGAGTGCGACGATTTTTGCAGGCGCCAGTCAATTGGTCGGCATCGATCTGTTCGGCAATAACGTTCCGGCCTGGCTGATCGTGCTGTCGGTGTTTGCCGTCAATTTCCGCCATATCCTCTATTCGGCGGCCATTGGCCCTTATTTCCAAAGGCTGAGCGGACTGCAAAAGGCCGTCGCCTTCTTCTTCATGACCGATCCGCAATTCGCCGAAACCGTCAAACATGCCGAAGGTGGCAAGTCTGTTTCCTTTGGCTGGTATATGGGCTTTGCGCTGGCCATCTATATTCCCTGGGTCGGATTTTCGGCGATTGGCGCATTGTTCAGCAGCCTGATCGGCGATCCGAAAGCGGTCGGCCTCGACGTGCTGCTGCCCGTCTATTTCATGGGCAGCGTGCTTGGCTTTCGCAAGCGCCCGAACTTCCTGATCGTGGTTGCCGTCAGCGCCGTGGCCGCGGTGTTCGCCATGCATGCCGTTGGCTCACCCTGGCATGTCAGCCTCGGCGCACTGGCGGGCATTGTTACCGCAGCCCTGTTGCCACCGAAGACGCAGGCGGCCCTTGAGGATCGACCGGAGATGACGCAATGATGGATCTTGACCCTTCCATGGTGGCGATCATTCTGGCCGCCGCCCTTGCCACCTACCTCACCCGCGCTGGCGGCTATCTGGTGATCAGCCGTTTCAAGACTTTGCCACCCAGGGTCGATGCGGCGTTGAACGCGGTTCCTGCTGCCGTGCTGACCACGCTGGTCGCTCCGGCCTTTTACGCCGGTGGGATGGAGGTGAAATTCGCCATGCTGCTTGGCCTCGTCGTTGGCCTGCGCTTTTCGCTAATCCCCATGCTATTGACCGGTTGGGGTGCCGCCGTACTGATCCGCCAGTTCATGGCCTGATCGCTATCGGCTCCACCCCGCGGCAATCACCTCTCCAAAGCCGCTAAAACTGGGGTGAAGCTTGTTTTACAGTTAGTATCTCTTATTCAGCCATATTTAATATAAATAACCTATGGTAGAACTCTGTCGTCGCGACCGTTTGCCTTGCCGATTCGTCTCGTAACCACGTGAGGGCAATTTGATTGATGGCGCCATGCGGCAAAAAGGCGGAATGCATTGAGAGGGGTTTTTAAATGGGTCATCAACGTCATCGACTGGAACTGATTGCTGGCGGCAAGGAACCGGCAGCGAACGCCCATTCCATCCATCAGATTGCCGAGGACCTGCAAAAGCTGATCAAGGCGTCAGACGCCGCCCGCTGCGAGATGTTGAGCTATCTGCTGGAAGTGGCACTGGATGAGGCCATCCGCGAAAGCGAGGAAAGAGGGCGCTAATCACCCTGCTTCCTCCTCTGTCGTTTTTCTAAACGAACATGCCCAAAGCGAAGATGCCTATGCATCCTCGCTTTTTTAAATAGCCGACCGCGCCAATGGCTCGGTCGCCCGGATCAGCCAGCTTCGAGCATCGTCTCCCTCTACCAGCGGCAAAAGCTGCTCTCGCGTGCGGGCATGATAATCGTCCAGCCAGCGCAGTTCCTCAC
It encodes the following:
- a CDS encoding AzlD family protein, coding for MDLDPSMVAIILAAALATYLTRAGGYLVISRFKTLPPRVDAALNAVPAAVLTTLVAPAFYAGGMEVKFAMLLGLVVGLRFSLIPMLLTGWGAAVLIRQFMA
- a CDS encoding AzlC family ABC transporter permease: MSDFTDGARQSVPITLSTLPFAALFGAVAAAHGQSVAEATLMSATIFAGASQLVGIDLFGNNVPAWLIVLSVFAVNFRHILYSAAIGPYFQRLSGLQKAVAFFFMTDPQFAETVKHAEGGKSVSFGWYMGFALAIYIPWVGFSAIGALFSSLIGDPKAVGLDVLLPVYFMGSVLGFRKRPNFLIVVAVSAVAAVFAMHAVGSPWHVSLGALAGIVTAALLPPKTQAALEDRPEMTQ